The Oxyura jamaicensis isolate SHBP4307 breed ruddy duck chromosome 4 unlocalized genomic scaffold, BPBGC_Ojam_1.0 oxy4_random_OJ70004, whole genome shotgun sequence DNA segment CCCCTTGCGGAACGAGAAGGGGGAGCTGGCTACACAGGGCGGGGAAAAGGTAAAGCTACCACATGCCTTCCTTGCTTCAGTTTTCCCTAGGAAGAACGGCCTCCAGGAATCCCAGGTCCCAGAGGCCAGGCTGAATGGCTGGGCCAAGGAACACGTGTCCTTGGTGGAAGAGGATCAGGTCAGGGCCTACCAAAGCCAACAGGACACAAGTCAGTCAGCCCACGGGCCCTGATGGGAGGCACCCCTGAGTGCTGACGGAGATGGCAGATGTGACTGCGAGGCCACGCTCAATGTCTCTGCTTGATCACATCAACTGGGAGGAGCAACCAAAGAGGCCCTGGAGGAGGTGCAAGAAGGAGAACCCAGGGAACTGCAGGCCAGGCAGGGGGCAcccagctggaggcagctctCAGAAAAGGAGCCCGGGGTGCTGGCAGGCATCGGGCTGAACCCGAGCTGGCGATGGGCCCTCCTGCAAAGAAACTCCCGGTGCCTTGGGCTGCATCAGGCAGAGCATCGCctgcaggtggagggaggggatcctgcccctctgcccagcaccagggaggctgcacctggagcgTGGGGTCCAGTGCGGGGCCCCCCAGAGCAGGAGAGAGCTGGATGTACTGGGCAGGGTCCAACATATGGCAACAACggtgatgaagggactggagccTTCCTCCcacgaggagaggctgagagagctgggactgttcagcctggggaagggctgaCGGGAGACCTCACCCATGTCCATAAATACCTGCAGGGAGGGTGCACAGAGGATGGCAGCAGGCCCTGCATTGCTGcgcagtgccaggacaagaggcaatgggcacaaactggaacgcgaggttccctctgaacatcaggaggcacttctgtgctgtgtgggtaacagagccctggcacaggttgcccagaggttGTGtggtctcctccttggagatcttcaaagccacctggacatggtcctggacaGTGGCTCTAGGTGACGCTGCCTGAGCATGCCATTGGAACGGATGACCTccaggtccctgccaacccaaagcattctgtaaTTCCCTAACTCTGAAGACAGAGTCTAACATTCTCTAGAACAGCCACATTCTATTAGAATTAGAATTCTGTTAGAATAGTTAACATTCTTTTAGAGAGCCACAGGGCTACTCTAAGATGTAATTCCCCTAAATTAAAGTGATTTTTCACAAAAACAGACCTCTTTAAATTCTTGGTGACAATGAGCTACCTGCAGTTATGTAGGAACAGCCCTTTAAAAATGGGCACTTGGAATTTGCCTAGCTTCAACATCCAGTCACGGGAATTTCCTAAACTACCCCTAGCAGGGAGAAACCGACGCAATGTCGTAAAGCCATAGTATCGCCAAGGTTAAACTGCTCCCTGAGTCTTCAGAATCTTCTCACGAGCACTCTGGAGCAAAGCTCCGTGCGACACCTGAGCTCGGCACCAGATGGCATCTCCCCTTTACTGCAAGACCCTACTGATCAGGGACCGCACCTTGTAGCAGCTGGCCTTTTATCACTCTGGCCTGAACCAAAGGCTCTGTTATCTCTACCATCTTCTAAGGAGTCAGCCAGGCTCACCTGGAGACACCTAGGCACCACGAAACCATTGGTTCTGCTGGAAGCTTATTCCACTGGTTATAGAATTCCTTCTCAGAAATGAGCCTACAACTTCTAGGCATTAGTTACtattctgctcttctctgccaGATTAAAGAGCGTGATTCCTTCACCCAGAGAGATAATTACATACAGTGAGCCATCTCATTTACAGTAAATTTAACAGACTTCACTTCCCCTGGTATTATTGTGTGGCTCCTCTCCAAACTCATCCTgaattttcagtatcttttctaaagaaaaaagcaccacaCGCCAGAGTTGGACACCCATCCCACTACTTGCCTCATCCAGACCACGTACAGAGGTCAGACTCACTCCCTGCTCTCTGCTAGTATTCTCCAGCTACACTGAGGAAGATTAATTACACTATCCCTGCTGCCAAACAGCAAGGTTCTTTTCTAAACGAGCATTCCACAGCATCAATACTATTTTCAACGAAATCTACAGTCTCACAATGACTTCTATCAGTCAAATCTGTTACACCAAGGAACAAaatccctcccccccctttttcttttgccaagCACCAATTCCTCAGAAACTGTTTCTGGCAACCAGCTTTCATCCCACCCAGTCCCCACAACCAGAAGCCCGGGGACAGTTCAGGAGACCCGGTGTTTCCCAGGAACAACGGGCTACACGCTTGGAAGAGGTGAAGCAGGCAAACACCGGCCTCCCCTCTCCTTCAGCGTGGTTCAccgctccagccccagcccacctcGATCCAGAGAGGAACAGGTCCCTTGGCACAGCAAAGGCCGAGCCTTGCTTGGGGCATACCCTCCTGGGGACAGGGCGGGGCAGGGGGTCGGTGCTCACCTCCTGGCATAGTCGTACAGTGCTCGTTTCCGCTCCTGCAAGGACAGGTGCCGCTCCACCGGGGACTTAGCAAATTGCTTTGTAGCTGGctggaacagaaaacacagggGCAATAAGGAGACAGTCAAAGCCAGGAAACCTCCTTATTGGCCCTGTAAGCATCCAGCATGCCAGTTTGGTCTCCAATTTAAAACGCTCGGCTCCCCGGACACCATGGCTAGTTCCAAACAGGCCATTGTGCTCTGGCTGCAAGCCAGAAGGGGAAGCATTACAACCACCAAAAGTACCTTGGAAGAAGGCACAGCTACGGAGCCCTGGAtgccagaagcagctgcagcctgggaggTAGATGGAGCAGGCAGGTCAGCACCAGCCTCACTTTCAGGGAAGAAGGGCACTCTCCCCTCCAGCAGGTTGGCAATGGTGGTGTCCACACAGTTTGTTTGGGCTGTAGGAACACAGAGGATGTGTCAGATAGGAAGCTGTTTCCGGACTGTAGCATGTTCTTGCTGCCATCAGGCTCCACAGCGCAGCAGGGACAAGGGTTTATGCTTTCAGGTATCACAGAGACGTGGCATGGAAGGTGATCTTGTGTTTCCGCTAACACCTTAGGCCTATGCTTACCCAGGTCTGTCCTGATGACCTCCAGAGGCACATGAGGCAGCACCTCCTTGACCCGCTGAGCCATTGCTGTGATCCGCACATCCTCAGGAGCAAAGGACCCAACGCCGGGCAGGCTGGAAGGCATCCTGGGCCTGGCTGCCAGAGGCTGGCTCGAGGCTGCAAGAGGAAGAAGAGTGGGCACAAGAAGGCAGCCTGTAGGTACACGGCCCTCAAGTTGCACCAGCTCCACTTCCTCTATGAACAGGGGTGGTAAGAAAGCAGGACCTCCTGCACACCACCACCACGCCTGTGCTGAGGAGCGGTGATCCTCTCCTTACAGCTAGCAACACCCACAGCCTACAGCACGCAGGCACCCCCGTCCCTTGGAGGCTGTCAcacctcttctcctctcccaccaTGTGTCTGTAGCCAAGAGCAGACTGAGGTTTCCCCAGAGGCAGAGCCTAAGCGGCCATTCCACAGCCTGGACACCCACCTGGGGCAAAGCGGAGAAGCGACGTGTGTCTCAGCCTCTTCATGTGCTCAGCTTTATCTGCTGCAGTGAGCCGTGTGGATACCACACCCAGCTCCATGGCcaagagctgcagaaatgtaGAGAAGAGTCACGTACACGGCACACAACATGCACGACCCAGGCACTCTCATCTTGCAGGGAGTGTGTCAGATGTACAGGCCTGCCTGGAGCCACACTGAGGGGGGAGAGGACAGGGAATTGATTTCTCCAGGACCTAAGTGATGCACTTCAGTGTTGCATGGAGCACACGAAGGACCAGGAGTATGCAATATCATCCTGCCAAAACAGGCTGACATGGAGATTCAAGATCTTTGGTACAGGAGCTATGATGTACTCAGCACTAAAGGGAAAGGCGGAGAAACAAACactgtttgtttggtttgtgaTATTATGAAAGGGGAGTTCTTAGCATGAGAGGTTTGAGCTACATAGGGAGACCCTTGCTAACTGGCAGAAAGGATAAATGGGGGATGGCAAGTAGGCCATGGAAAAACTGAGTAATTATAAGGGGCAAGAAGTACAGGGCAGAGTTCCCATCACACAAATAACACCCATCCAGAAATGCCCTTTGCAACTCTCCTTACACCCCACTCTCTGCTGCGACCATCCCAAATTGCAGTAGTCCTACACATCCCTCTCCCACATCATCCTCCTACCTCCTGAACTCGGAGCGCAAAATCCTCACTCAGTTCTTCAGCTCGTCTGGGGACAGACGGCATCCACCTGAATGGGGACAACAGCACTGGGCTGACTGCTTCAAGGGTTGCTGGGGGTGCCAGCCCCATCCGGGATCAACGGTGCAACGGTGCGATCCCCACCTCAGCTCTCCCTGCTCACCCCACCTCTCTCCCCACGAGACAAGTGGCAAACCTTACCACTAGCATACACATTAGGGGCAAGGCGTGACCCAAAGGACAAAACCAGCTCATCACATCTTTATTAACGCTCAAGCATAACATGCAAGGTATCTCCTAATAAAGATCCCAGAGAGGCCCCAAATGAGGAGATGCTGTCATTTACATGGGAGTAAAACACACATCAGCAAGACACGAGCCCGATGCAGCTGGCTTTTCTTTACTGAAGAAACGTTAAGGACTCTTCTTTACCGAAACACCCCAACCCCGAAGTGCACACTGGAAAGAATTCAACTGCAAGCCCCTTCAGCTGCCTCCAGACCCTTACTACACCAAAGCCTATCAGACCTGTCTGGGGCCCAGGCGAGCCTGGACTGTGTCTGAACCACCTCTGCAATTCACAAGGCATTGCAGGGAAGAGACAGATGCTAGAGaactgagctgcctgcagggtgTCACCCATGGGACACCCTGAGCAGCCCAGGGGTGAATTACAGCAGAGGATCTAACTTCAAAAATATACCCAGCAAACTCAAAATAAAAGCCCCGTGAGACTCGTCTCCTTCACCAACTGGGAGCAGGAATTGCGAGCCCTCTCCACTTCAGAAGCTGGCTGAAAGGACCTGGCACAGAACAACAATGCTGAACAAAGCCATGCACCACAAGGGTGCACGTTAGTGCATACCAGAAGACCTCTTACTACAGCTGCAAAAAGTCAGGCTCTCTGCCCACCCTAAACCCTGCCCCAAatgcaagagagagagagagatagtACCTTACTTGATAAACTGtgaagggaacaaagaaggtCCAGAGCAGCTCTGTAATCCAGGAGGAGTCAGCCACACTCTGGGGAAAAGAGCACAATGAGGTTATGGCCCACAAAACATGAGCTACTCAGGTCTCCCTCAGGGAAGCAGGCGGGCAGAGCAGAGCTAAGGCCTGGCCGTGGGGGACAGATACATGGGCAGAGATGCAGATGAGTGGGCAAGAGAGAAGGATAAACCCAGAGCACAGTGAGGGCAAGCCCCAGGGCAGATTCACCTTCATTAGTCTTCGCCAAGCAGAGCACAAGAGTCAGTTTTCACTGCTCCAAGTCATCTTTTCCTCCCACTAGGACAGCAAGATTTCCCCCTCAATATCCCCACATTCTCCCCAGGACCATGCCCTTACAAAGGACTGAAAATGCCTGAAGACCTATTAACGCTCCCTTAGAATCACGATGGGAACCATACGCTGCTGGGAACAGCCCGCGTAATGTCTCAGCTCCCATAagctctctctctccatttgCAATTTGCATTGTGAAGTTTTAAGAACGACTCCTCTCTTTGAAGATAAGTCGTTCCATCAAGCCATCATTCATTACTGTCTTCCTATTTCTGAGTTAGTAAATAACCTTTTCCCCACGAAGGACTGCGACGCCTGCCAGAAGAGAGTGGCTGAGCAGCGTCACAGGAGCACGGAAGCAGAGGGCTCTCCACCCTCCTCAGCTGGACGCAGCGTGCTCAGACTCAGGAGCTGGTCTGACCGTGAGCACACAGCCAAACTGAAGAGCCCCAGAGGATCCTTCTAACCTGAACTTTTCAGTGACTTTGCTATCAGATGAACACTGTTTTCAGGATTTCTGTAGTCAGTTGCTTTTGTCCTGCAGGCGACCAAACCTTCCCCAGGCTGGTGGAAACAACACCTCAAAACCTACAGCCAGTAACGTAGCTCCCTTGGCTTCTGCCTGTGACTTCATCCTCGGCCAAAGCATAGCTCCAAGACAGGCCTTGCACCTGGGTTACTCAACAGCCTGGAAGAAGGCGCTATAAATGAGAGAAGCTCAGAAACCACAGCCAccaagaggaaaacaaggaatTTATCTCCTGAATAAACAGATTTGGTATCTAAGGAGCCTGGAATCAAAAGCCTTATAGAGATCCCACGAGCCAGTCTTCAGAGTAACGCTGCCGTGTGCCACAGAGCGACACCTCCCTTCAAGGTTCCAGCCAACTGCAGCTAGGGAAAATTCTTTCTTAAGCCCTGCCTTGCTCAGACTGGTGGTTATACGTCTGTATGTATGTACCAGATGAGTATCTAAGAAAGCTTTCTGTAAAGCACCGATCGAACCATCCAAAGCATCCCATCTCCAGTCCCGGGAAATTTCTGACGATTTAAAGTGACGTAAGAAATCCACTGGGATTTACTTAGCCAGTTTGTATGAAGGGCAAAAAATCCTACGTAGCTTCTGAAGGTAAAAGTCTGAGCCAAGAAATGATCGTAACCAACATCTTCAACCAAATAAGCAGTTGTGTGCATGTTGTTCTCCCTAACATCCATGAAGGAAAAAGACGGACACACAAATCGAAAGCTTTCCCTACAACTTGtcacatttcacagaatttctcaGAGGAATCAAAACCGTAACAAGGTAACATATTCATCACAAAAAAACAGGACAGCGCATCTGTCCCACCTCGCTGAAGTAGTCATTCAAAAATTCAAAGTATCATCACCGTTAGAAAACTACATCTTACTCCCAAACTGACCTTGTGTATTAGCAGTATCGAGTTTCAGCACATGCAAAGATCGCTGCTGGGCtttgtcaataaataaataaataaataaataaaattctcacTCAAGCCACTTCTCCACTGCGCAAGCAGCTATCCTCCATCTCTCTGCCTTATCTCCGATAAGCTGATTAAGCTGAATGCCTCCAAATCCTGCTCTGTGGGTTCTGCACCATGCCTACAGCCTTCCCGAGCTCTCTCCAGCAGTCCCAGTTCTTGGCAGCAGGGTTACCGGAGCTTCGCAGAGTACcgaggcagcagctggcaccaTGGCACGCGTGCAGCTAACACCATTCTCCTTGCTGTACCAGCTATTCCTCTCGTTGTGCATCCACCGGCCGTGGGAGACTGCTAACAGGGGATCACATCAGTACCCCAGCTAGTTCGTTACCCACTAACCCACGCTGTACCAGCAAGAACCTCCATAC contains these protein-coding regions:
- the AUP1 gene encoding ancient ubiquitous protein 1 isoform X1, with translation MEPGAAPGPERLFDSHRFPTDGFLLLALLLYAPVGLCLLVLRLFIGVHVFLVSCILPDSVVRRFIVRVMCSVLGLFVQQSDPRLRDANVQVYIANHVTQFDHNVINLLTSCNTPALNGAPGFICWSRGFMELGVTGSRAELVDSLKAYSSHRENPPLLLFPEEAATNGRAGLLRFSSWPFSILDVVQPVALQVQRPLITVSVADSSWITELLWTFFVPFTVYQVRWMPSVPRRAEELSEDFALRVQELLAMELGVVSTRLTAADKAEHMKRLRHTSLLRFAPASSQPLAARPRMPSSLPGVGSFAPEDVRITAMAQRVKEVLPHVPLEVIRTDLAQTNCVDTTIANLLEGRVPFFPESEAGADLPAPSTSQAAAASGIQGSVAVPSSKPATKQFAKSPVERHLSLQERKRALYDYARRRFAEKHGAARVGGSP